A genomic segment from Nitrospira sp. encodes:
- a CDS encoding Multidrug efflux protein, outer membrane component encodes MKNSVLAFVVTASALCWLPESSMAGEDQAKSKSLLPIPLSLNEVLAWIDRSHPLLKGAGTEKVAARGKMLKALGAFEPTVVNDTEIERFISSSNPGKGTQTVGFNDTLVEARHPWGFRGSAGFRQAIGDAKIPDLSFGNGNQQVILGGFMPLLKGLMINPENAELQRSQLADPRAEVKISQTRQDLFLAAATQFWDWVSTAKFVDVQRRALGVAEERLRQVEGRAKAGAVAPLDVVEAGQEVQRRREVAIAAQRALEQEQYKMSMFLWENQTPTAPQLDRAPDFPPPTAAPAPEIVKADKLQAKTDRPEIREVDIEAKINNIDLELAKNNLLPSLDAEAAPARAPEKFVLGLGYRFGLELRMPILQRRSRGEVLEAQAQADRLVLVQRFREQQVVVDVDNALSAIERAKERVAAATESLRMAKTLEEGERFRFSLGATSVLFVNLRERNSVDSEMQLVRAKADYQKALALYQWSTGTWARSQPSAVPVNYRIGASLSK; translated from the coding sequence ATGAAAAACTCTGTCTTGGCGTTTGTTGTGACGGCCTCTGCGCTCTGCTGGCTACCCGAGAGCAGTATGGCCGGAGAAGATCAGGCCAAATCGAAATCGCTCCTGCCGATTCCGCTCTCATTGAACGAAGTCCTGGCTTGGATCGATCGGTCTCATCCGCTGCTGAAAGGAGCAGGAACCGAAAAGGTGGCCGCACGCGGGAAAATGCTCAAGGCCCTGGGCGCGTTCGAGCCCACGGTGGTGAACGACACCGAGATCGAGCGGTTCATTTCCAGTTCCAATCCAGGGAAGGGAACCCAGACCGTCGGGTTCAACGACACGCTCGTGGAGGCTCGTCACCCGTGGGGATTTCGCGGCAGTGCCGGATTTCGTCAGGCCATCGGTGATGCTAAAATTCCCGACCTCTCCTTCGGCAACGGCAACCAACAAGTGATCCTCGGCGGGTTCATGCCCTTGCTCAAAGGGCTCATGATCAACCCGGAAAATGCGGAATTGCAGCGTTCGCAGTTGGCCGACCCGCGAGCCGAAGTGAAGATTTCCCAAACCAGGCAGGATCTGTTCCTTGCAGCCGCCACCCAGTTCTGGGATTGGGTCTCGACCGCGAAATTCGTGGATGTACAACGCCGAGCCCTTGGTGTCGCGGAAGAGCGGTTGAGACAGGTGGAGGGACGGGCCAAGGCTGGCGCGGTCGCGCCGTTGGATGTCGTCGAGGCCGGGCAGGAAGTCCAGCGGCGCCGCGAAGTCGCCATTGCGGCCCAACGGGCCCTGGAACAGGAGCAGTACAAAATGTCGATGTTCCTGTGGGAGAATCAGACGCCGACCGCCCCGCAACTCGATCGGGCACCGGACTTCCCTCCACCGACGGCGGCCCCCGCGCCTGAGATCGTCAAAGCCGACAAGCTACAGGCGAAAACCGACCGCCCGGAGATACGCGAGGTCGATATCGAGGCCAAGATCAACAATATCGATCTGGAACTGGCCAAGAACAACCTCCTGCCCAGCCTCGACGCCGAGGCGGCTCCGGCCAGGGCACCGGAAAAATTCGTGCTCGGCCTGGGATACCGGTTCGGATTGGAGCTGCGCATGCCGATCCTCCAACGGAGGAGTCGCGGCGAAGTGTTGGAAGCGCAGGCCCAGGCCGATCGACTGGTGCTCGTCCAGAGGTTCCGAGAACAGCAGGTGGTGGTCGACGTCGACAATGCCCTGTCGGCAATCGAACGGGCGAAGGAACGGGTGGCCGCCGCGACAGAATCCCTGCGTATGGCGAAAACCCTGGAGGAAGGCGAGCGGTTCCGCTTCAGCCTGGGTGCCACCAGTGTCCTGTTCGTCAACTTGCGGGAGCGTAACTCCGTCGATTCGGAAATGCAGTTGGTGCGGGCAAAGGCCGATTATCAGAAGGCGCTGGCTCTCTATCAATGGTCGACCGGCACTTGGGCACGGAGCCAGCCGTCCGCCGTCCCGGTCAACTACCGGATCGGCGCGAGCCTCTCCAAATAG
- a CDS encoding Multi-sensor hybrid histidine kinase has translation MRGVGRLLNHSRSRTIFLQGLVAGILTYELLVGNETIFGHAVSRMVAVGLILVGLGIMVLPRKVLESAWFPGVLISLNTVLVTATIYLSGNASSELYLTYFLLVLIASSAPSLKQLLGLSLVICAGYGVLVYEHAMQSGSFAVGHMLGIPVLLIMAVFYGLTLETVAAERRCNLRLQENVQGLKQSEQALEERRAQLETRVQGLKQGLSRANQEIRQGKAERTGLERQLREAQKLEAVGRLASRMALEFNQLLAVIGKQTGAIASKLKPDDPLQGPVEEMFRSGERAAALTAQLLALRVHETTVRDTLSLGPAIETMREMLRGLLSGRIGLQVTSDSTAALVEISHDRLEQVLLHLVANARDAMPEGGRVDVAVQVVTGDGLPVEQLGKNPSTRMAMIAVSDRGRGMNLDVQSQMFEPFFSTKEANAGLGLTLVYGIVRQYGGTVEVQSQPGQGTTVRVYFPLVERTGAVRDTTLVHEALSKGAETVLFVEEDEIARKLALSTLHRHRYHVLEAGSAVEALLVAQQHAGPIHLTVSQLSMAEISGRELAKRLVLRHPAMKALFVSGFSDETITSHRVNKKYFLQRPYRQQELAGKVRELLDV, from the coding sequence ATGCGCGGGGTTGGCCGGCTCCTCAATCATTCACGGTCCCGCACGATTTTTCTGCAGGGTCTTGTCGCAGGGATTCTCACCTACGAACTGCTGGTCGGGAACGAAACGATATTCGGACATGCGGTGAGCCGAATGGTGGCCGTCGGCCTGATCTTGGTCGGCCTTGGGATCATGGTGCTGCCGCGAAAAGTGCTTGAGAGCGCCTGGTTTCCCGGCGTCCTCATCAGCCTCAATACGGTGCTGGTCACGGCGACGATTTATCTCTCCGGGAACGCCAGCTCCGAATTGTATCTCACCTATTTTCTCCTCGTGCTGATTGCCTCTTCGGCTCCTTCGCTGAAACAGCTGCTTGGTCTCTCACTGGTGATCTGCGCCGGGTACGGCGTATTGGTGTACGAACATGCGATGCAGTCCGGTTCGTTCGCCGTCGGGCATATGTTGGGCATTCCCGTGTTGCTGATCATGGCGGTGTTTTATGGATTGACGCTCGAAACCGTGGCGGCTGAACGTCGATGCAATCTCCGCTTACAGGAAAATGTCCAGGGGTTGAAGCAGTCCGAACAGGCGTTGGAGGAACGCCGGGCGCAACTGGAGACGCGCGTGCAGGGGCTGAAGCAGGGACTCTCCCGTGCGAATCAGGAAATCCGCCAGGGTAAGGCGGAGCGGACTGGGTTGGAACGGCAGCTGCGCGAAGCTCAGAAGCTCGAGGCGGTGGGGCGGTTGGCGTCCCGGATGGCGCTCGAGTTCAATCAGCTGTTGGCGGTCATCGGAAAACAGACCGGTGCCATCGCGTCCAAACTGAAACCGGATGATCCGTTGCAAGGTCCGGTGGAGGAGATGTTCAGGAGCGGGGAACGGGCTGCCGCCTTGACGGCGCAACTCTTGGCGTTGCGTGTCCATGAAACTACGGTGCGGGATACGCTGTCGCTCGGGCCGGCGATCGAAACGATGCGAGAGATGCTTCGGGGGCTGCTGTCCGGCCGGATCGGCCTACAGGTGACGAGCGACTCGACCGCGGCATTGGTGGAGATCAGTCATGATCGGCTGGAACAGGTGCTCCTGCATCTGGTCGCCAATGCGCGGGATGCGATGCCGGAAGGCGGCCGCGTGGACGTCGCGGTGCAAGTGGTCACCGGTGATGGCCTTCCCGTCGAACAATTGGGGAAAAACCCCAGCACACGCATGGCGATGATTGCGGTAAGCGATCGAGGCCGTGGGATGAACTTGGACGTCCAGTCACAAATGTTCGAGCCGTTTTTCTCGACGAAGGAGGCCAATGCCGGTCTCGGTTTGACACTCGTGTATGGGATCGTCCGGCAATATGGCGGCACGGTCGAGGTGCAAAGCCAGCCCGGCCAGGGGACGACGGTGCGGGTCTATTTCCCGCTGGTCGAGCGAACCGGTGCAGTGCGGGACACGACCCTCGTCCACGAGGCCCTGTCGAAGGGGGCTGAGACAGTGCTCTTCGTCGAGGAGGATGAAATCGCTAGGAAACTCGCCCTCTCGACGCTCCACCGTCATCGTTACCATGTGTTGGAAGCGGGGTCTGCAGTGGAGGCGTTACTGGTGGCCCAACAGCACGCCGGGCCCATTCATCTCACGGTGAGCCAGCTGTCGATGGCGGAGATCAGCGGACGGGAATTGGCCAAACGTCTGGTTCTCCGACATCCCGCAATGAAGGCGCTGTTCGTGTCGGGGTTTTCGGACGAGACGATCACGAGTCATCGGGTCAATAAAAAGTATTTTCTGCAGCGCCCCTATCGGCAGCAAGAATTGGCCGGGAAGGTCCGTGAATTACTGGACGTGTGA
- a CDS encoding RND efflux system, membrane fusion protein, which translates to MQRIREGLKTRLRSLITQRTGLDEMAVDDLATSTKLQSWEAVQIPERLRFSSRLALLLVALFVLIVAFVPWTQTITVTGQLSAYTPFERPQDVEAQITGRIKKWHIFEGVRVKAGDVILELDDYDPNFMAPDLLSLLEQRKKALEDTRKAALSRAEQLDKRIKEMQNLVKAAVPSASARVLEAESKVREARQKVEASKIAVATAELNVDRHKQLAEQGLVSQRELELTIQAAIASKADLQGAQANLAAAEQGMKALSFGREQVSAEVLQRLLDAEAARDASIGEAARAADQVADVSLRLSNANQRRVASRIFSPIDGTVVRMAQAGAGETVRPGEKLVRISPTSSDKAIEMVADGIDAPLLNVGRKVKILFYGIPAIPLPAWPELMAGTYNGVIKVIDQVDDGKGNFRFWVVPDQDERPWPPQEHVRQGTKAMGWVILNRVPLWYELWRRFNLFPPDYQERPPSLIDTLLPKAGRGAK; encoded by the coding sequence GTGCAGCGCATTCGTGAAGGACTCAAGACAAGGCTTCGCTCCCTCATCACCCAGCGCACCGGACTGGATGAAATGGCCGTCGATGATCTCGCGACATCGACGAAGTTACAGTCCTGGGAAGCGGTTCAGATTCCCGAGCGACTTCGATTCTCCTCCCGCCTGGCCCTGCTCCTGGTCGCGCTCTTCGTGTTGATCGTCGCATTCGTCCCCTGGACTCAGACCATTACGGTGACCGGCCAGCTCTCCGCATACACGCCGTTCGAACGGCCGCAAGACGTGGAGGCGCAGATCACCGGCCGTATCAAGAAGTGGCACATTTTCGAAGGTGTACGGGTCAAGGCGGGCGACGTCATTCTCGAGCTCGACGACTACGACCCCAATTTCATGGCTCCGGATCTCCTGAGCCTGCTGGAACAACGCAAGAAAGCGTTGGAGGACACCAGAAAGGCTGCGCTGAGCCGCGCCGAGCAATTGGATAAGCGGATCAAAGAAATGCAAAACCTCGTGAAGGCGGCGGTGCCGTCGGCAAGCGCACGGGTGCTTGAGGCGGAGAGCAAGGTGCGGGAGGCGCGCCAGAAGGTCGAAGCCTCCAAAATTGCCGTGGCCACCGCCGAACTCAACGTGGATCGTCACAAACAGTTGGCCGAACAGGGGCTCGTCTCCCAACGCGAACTCGAACTCACCATTCAAGCGGCCATCGCCAGCAAGGCCGATCTGCAGGGGGCCCAGGCCAACCTCGCCGCGGCCGAACAGGGCATGAAGGCCTTGAGCTTCGGACGGGAACAGGTGAGCGCCGAAGTGCTCCAACGGCTACTCGATGCGGAGGCGGCGCGGGATGCCTCGATCGGAGAAGCCGCGCGGGCCGCCGATCAGGTGGCGGATGTGTCCTTGCGCCTCTCGAACGCCAATCAACGGCGGGTCGCCAGTCGCATTTTTTCACCGATCGACGGGACCGTGGTGAGAATGGCGCAGGCCGGCGCCGGAGAAACGGTGCGGCCGGGAGAGAAATTGGTCAGAATTTCTCCGACCAGCTCGGACAAGGCCATTGAGATGGTCGCCGACGGGATCGATGCGCCCCTGCTCAATGTCGGACGGAAGGTCAAGATTCTCTTCTATGGCATCCCCGCCATTCCCCTGCCGGCCTGGCCGGAGCTGATGGCCGGAACTTACAACGGCGTCATCAAGGTCATCGACCAGGTAGACGACGGAAAGGGCAATTTCCGCTTTTGGGTCGTCCCGGACCAGGACGAGCGACCCTGGCCGCCGCAAGAACATGTCCGCCAGGGCACCAAAGCCATGGGGTGGGTCATCCTCAACCGCGTCCCGCTCTGGTACGAATTGTGGCGCCGGTTCAACCTGTTTCCGCCTGACTATCAGGAGCGGCCCCCGAGCTTGATCGATACGCTCTTGCCGAAAGCCGGGCGAGGGGCGAAGTAA
- a CDS encoding HlyB/MsbA family ABC transporter — protein MNQNAAEPALATPSAWIILARLNLLIGLEYRILAIIVSYAVAIGLFALIVPLTVQELVNTFAFAIQPIMIVTLVVIMLGALLFMGAFRVLQARAVEILVQRLYARLAVAFTETLPRLREDVFLPQHTNTFIEAELLPRALVAMLVDLINVSVSGMIGMAILVMYHPYFLGYNCLLITGFAFVLSFFGRGGLNITQRVSRLHYKTFHWMQDLGINRLHFKSTDSLPLLLKKTDALTQAYVTARKTRSDILTGTQYKSAVVFQAFAHSGMIGLGGWLLSVGDITLGQFVAAEVIVGTLLLNLDIVARRMYAAIYVVTSLDELSKLFGLPKEDVSSPLATSLPDPSLHGVRLTCKNVSFAAPDGPLIFDRFNLEVMPGEKISILSGTSTSKTSLALVLAGLYHPTGGVIRYNDIDLRDVSLNYVNSCRGLMLDSHPTLFDGTLEENISLHRPAIQFDDLSRALRFVDLEEEVDALPQGLETTVQGNGTNFTRSQVLRILLARMIVTRPQLLIFDGSLHNIEPALRLTLLRRLCSKEEAWSVIFVSNDPEIAQLVERRVVLD, from the coding sequence GTGAATCAGAACGCCGCTGAGCCAGCCCTTGCAACCCCCTCCGCCTGGATCATCCTGGCGCGCCTGAATCTCCTGATCGGGCTTGAGTACCGCATCCTCGCCATCATCGTCTCCTATGCGGTGGCCATCGGCCTCTTCGCCTTGATCGTCCCGCTGACCGTGCAGGAGTTGGTCAACACCTTCGCCTTCGCCATCCAACCGATCATGATCGTCACTCTGGTGGTCATCATGCTGGGGGCACTGCTCTTCATGGGCGCCTTCCGCGTCCTCCAGGCGCGCGCCGTCGAAATCCTGGTCCAACGCCTCTATGCGCGCCTGGCCGTCGCCTTTACTGAAACCCTGCCCCGTTTGCGGGAAGACGTCTTCCTGCCTCAACACACCAACACCTTCATCGAAGCGGAACTGCTTCCACGCGCGCTGGTCGCCATGCTGGTCGACCTGATCAACGTGTCGGTGTCTGGCATGATCGGTATGGCGATCCTGGTCATGTACCATCCCTATTTCCTCGGCTATAACTGCCTGCTGATCACGGGCTTTGCCTTTGTGTTGTCGTTTTTCGGTCGGGGGGGCCTCAACATCACGCAGCGGGTGTCCCGGCTGCATTACAAGACCTTCCACTGGATGCAGGACCTCGGCATCAACCGGCTGCATTTCAAATCCACGGACAGCCTGCCGCTCCTCCTCAAGAAAACCGATGCCCTCACGCAGGCCTATGTCACGGCGCGCAAGACCCGATCCGATATTCTCACCGGGACGCAATACAAGAGTGCGGTCGTTTTTCAAGCCTTCGCCCATAGCGGCATGATCGGCCTCGGCGGCTGGCTGCTGTCGGTCGGCGATATCACCCTCGGCCAATTCGTCGCCGCGGAGGTGATCGTCGGTACCCTGCTTCTCAACCTCGACATCGTGGCCCGCCGCATGTATGCCGCAATTTATGTCGTCACGTCGCTCGACGAACTGTCCAAGTTGTTCGGGTTGCCGAAAGAAGATGTCTCCAGCCCCCTTGCCACATCGCTCCCGGATCCCTCCCTGCATGGAGTGCGGTTGACCTGCAAAAATGTCTCGTTCGCCGCACCGGACGGGCCGCTCATCTTCGACCGGTTCAACCTGGAAGTCATGCCGGGAGAGAAAATCAGCATCCTCTCGGGAACCAGCACGAGCAAGACATCGTTGGCCCTCGTTCTGGCCGGGCTGTATCATCCCACCGGCGGTGTCATCCGCTATAACGACATCGATCTCCGGGACGTCTCCTTGAACTATGTGAATTCCTGTCGCGGCCTGATGCTGGATTCACACCCCACGCTGTTCGACGGAACTCTCGAAGAAAACATCTCGCTGCATCGCCCTGCGATTCAATTCGACGACCTGAGCCGAGCGCTCCGATTCGTGGACCTCGAAGAAGAAGTCGACGCGCTCCCGCAAGGACTGGAAACAACCGTACAGGGCAACGGCACCAACTTCACGCGCAGTCAGGTCTTGCGCATCCTCTTGGCCCGCATGATCGTGACCAGACCGCAATTGCTGATCTTCGACGGCAGTCTCCACAATATCGAGCCGGCACTCCGGTTGACCCTGCTGCGCCGGCTCTGTTCAAAAGAGGAGGCCTGGTCGGTGATTTTCGTCTCCAATGATCCGGAGATCGCCCAATTGGTCGAACGGCGCGTGGTGCTCGATTGA
- a CDS encoding N5-carboxyaminoimidazole ribonucleotide synthase, with protein MTAIDPGATLGVLGAGQLGAMFATVARRMGYGVAVWDPDAEAPAHRLADYSLSSPFSDLAARKDFTRLVRAVTYEWENVPSDLCAQLEREVPVRPSSLVLRVIQDRIEQKTFLQAHGLAVPAFHGMSSPEELSRQTLLGYPLICKQATAGYDGKGQWKIDRTEDCTVVQQDLARTMRPGSRWILEECLSFEREVSILVVRGSDGTMRTYPLVENVHEGGMLRQTSVPADVPTPVAEQAAAMARHAVQALDGVGVFCVELFLMGDGRLLINEVAPRPHNSGHYSLDACTVSQFEQQVRALCDLPLGEVRLLSPAVMLNLIGDEVLLATVSPAAQELLREPGASVHLYGKREIRPRRKMGHVTFLASTGAEALAKASAFRSRLALPRP; from the coding sequence ATGACCGCCATCGATCCTGGCGCGACTCTGGGTGTGTTGGGCGCAGGGCAACTCGGTGCGATGTTCGCGACGGTCGCCCGCCGCATGGGGTATGGGGTGGCGGTGTGGGACCCAGACGCAGAAGCGCCCGCCCACCGTCTTGCCGATTATTCACTGAGCAGTCCCTTTTCCGACCTTGCGGCCCGCAAAGACTTTACCCGACTTGTCCGTGCCGTGACCTACGAATGGGAAAATGTTCCCAGTGACTTGTGCGCGCAGTTGGAACGCGAGGTGCCGGTCAGGCCATCGAGCCTGGTGCTCCGGGTGATTCAAGACCGGATTGAACAAAAGACCTTTCTGCAGGCCCATGGATTGGCCGTGCCGGCGTTTCACGGGATGTCGTCGCCGGAGGAACTGAGCCGGCAAACTCTGCTCGGATATCCGTTGATCTGCAAGCAGGCGACAGCCGGCTATGACGGCAAGGGGCAGTGGAAAATCGACCGTACGGAGGACTGTACGGTCGTGCAGCAGGACCTCGCTCGGACCATGAGGCCCGGTTCACGCTGGATCCTGGAGGAATGTCTTTCCTTCGAACGTGAAGTCTCGATCCTGGTCGTGCGCGGCAGTGACGGGACGATGCGGACCTATCCGCTCGTCGAGAATGTGCATGAAGGCGGCATGCTTCGCCAGACGAGCGTACCGGCCGACGTACCGACGCCGGTTGCGGAACAGGCTGCGGCGATGGCACGACACGCGGTGCAGGCCTTGGACGGTGTAGGGGTCTTCTGCGTGGAACTGTTTCTGATGGGGGACGGCCGGTTGCTGATCAACGAGGTCGCACCCAGGCCGCATAATTCCGGCCACTATTCGTTAGATGCCTGTACGGTGTCGCAATTCGAGCAGCAGGTGCGTGCCCTCTGCGACCTGCCGCTCGGAGAGGTTCGCCTGCTTTCTCCCGCGGTCATGCTCAATCTCATCGGCGACGAAGTCTTGCTTGCCACAGTCTCACCTGCCGCGCAAGAGTTACTGCGCGAGCCCGGCGCATCGGTCCACCTTTACGGCAAACGCGAGATTCGACCGAGACGGAAAATGGGACACGTCACGTTTCTTGCCTCAACCGGTGCGGAAGCCCTCGCAAAGGCGTCGGCCTTCCGATCGCGTCTCGCCCTACCGCGCCCTTGA
- a CDS encoding LSU rRNA pseudouridine(2604) synthase, which yields MRINKFFTEQGLCSRREADRLISEGRVTINGLVAKLGDQVSAGDSVARDGVIVQRGNRPVYIKYHKPVGVTTTTEPHVRRNIIAEIGHAARIFPIGRLDKDSSGLILLTNDGDIVNEILRVEHGHEREYRVEVEREFDETFLARMAHGVVILGVRTRPCTVVRLGPRRFRIILTEGRNRQIRRMCQALGSRVVSLHRVRIMHITVEGLQAGQWRDLTPEERSRLFRSLGRPGEPSV from the coding sequence ATGCGCATCAATAAGTTCTTCACGGAGCAAGGGCTCTGCTCACGGCGAGAAGCGGATCGGCTGATTAGCGAGGGCCGGGTGACGATCAACGGCCTGGTGGCCAAGCTCGGCGATCAAGTCTCGGCCGGCGACTCTGTCGCCCGCGACGGTGTGATCGTTCAGCGGGGCAATCGCCCCGTCTATATCAAATATCACAAACCCGTGGGGGTGACGACGACCACCGAACCCCATGTGCGGCGTAACATCATCGCCGAAATCGGCCATGCCGCCAGGATTTTTCCGATCGGGCGACTGGACAAGGATTCGTCCGGCCTCATTCTGCTGACGAACGACGGCGACATCGTCAACGAGATCTTGCGGGTCGAACATGGGCATGAACGGGAATATCGAGTGGAGGTGGAGCGGGAGTTCGATGAGACGTTCCTCGCACGCATGGCCCACGGTGTGGTGATTCTGGGTGTCCGCACACGACCCTGTACGGTGGTGCGCCTCGGTCCCCGGCGGTTTCGCATCATCCTCACGGAAGGACGCAATCGTCAAATCAGACGCATGTGCCAGGCACTCGGCTCCCGCGTCGTCTCGCTGCATCGCGTACGGATCATGCACATCACCGTTGAGGGATTACAGGCCGGTCAGTGGAGGGATCTGACCCCGGAGGAACGGAGTCGGCTGTTCCGGTCGCTCGGCCGGCCTGGTGAACCGTCGGTATGA
- a CDS encoding N5-carboxyaminoimidazole ribonucleotide mutase, whose translation MSTSNAVVRVSVGVLGGSKSDFPILEKAVAMLNELGIPNELLVVSAHRTPDRLFAYAEQAAERGIQVIIAGAGGAAHLPGMLAAKTSLPVIGVPIPTEHLRGLDSLLSIVQMPRGIPVATVAIGGAENAALLAAQILALGSSNIRQRIERFRASQTQSVLDSQDDTRLSPPFHMPRRQRTSRRS comes from the coding sequence ATGTCAACCAGCAACGCGGTGGTTCGGGTTTCTGTCGGGGTGCTCGGCGGAAGCAAGTCGGATTTTCCCATCCTCGAAAAGGCAGTGGCCATGTTGAACGAGCTCGGGATCCCCAACGAGCTCCTGGTGGTCTCGGCCCATCGGACACCGGATCGCCTGTTCGCCTATGCGGAACAGGCGGCGGAGCGGGGCATCCAGGTCATTATCGCAGGAGCCGGAGGAGCGGCACACCTTCCCGGGATGTTGGCGGCAAAGACCTCCCTCCCGGTGATCGGGGTTCCGATTCCCACTGAACATCTGCGGGGACTGGACTCACTGTTATCGATCGTGCAAATGCCCAGGGGGATTCCGGTCGCCACCGTCGCCATCGGCGGCGCAGAAAATGCCGCTCTCCTGGCCGCACAGATCCTTGCCTTGGGTTCCTCCAACATCAGGCAACGGATCGAGCGGTTCCGTGCCTCCCAAACGCAGTCGGTGCTCGATTCACAGGACGACACCCGTTTGTCTCCTCCCTTTCACATGCCCCGTAGGCAGCGGACGAGCCGACGATCGTGA
- a CDS encoding HlyB/MsbA family ABC transporter, producing MVQDHSDNQGNLFQTVVGHLGLLFHLERRILGLIFSYSIVIGLFALIVPLTVQELVNTFAFALQPITIVTLAAVMVAALLFVGAFRALQYYAVEVLERRIFARVAIAMAQQLPHVRYQGFKPRFANFFIETILMQRAVSVLLVDLINVIVGGAVGMTILMFYHPYFLLYNAVLLAGFNVVFFLMSHGGLKADMTLSHAKYDTLHWFQEIAYNLLHFKSTDSQALLITKTDQLLDNYMSIRRTRFGILLRQYLGSLGWQAVAHSGLIATAGWLLSIGQLTLGQFVAAEVVVSGILSSFDGVVKRMGHIYYFLTALTELNFLFSLPKDQDTATLAIPLPDPTVHGIRVTCKDLTFAPAGGPAVFDHFNLEVTPGEKVGIYAETTLAKTALARVLAGLESPTSGLIRYNGVDLRHLNLESVNRFRGFILDSQLSLFEGTLEENILLGRSYIPYSDVRWALRFTELEEEVDALPQGLKTHVRTPGKIFAPSHIVRILVARAILGRPQLLIFEGILHNMHPAMRETILRRLCSKEEPWSVIFVSNDPNLTSHVDRRILLN from the coding sequence ATGGTCCAAGACCATTCCGACAACCAGGGCAATCTGTTCCAAACGGTCGTCGGCCACCTCGGCCTCCTGTTTCATTTGGAGCGCCGCATTCTCGGTCTCATCTTTTCCTATTCGATCGTCATCGGGCTGTTCGCTCTGATCGTTCCTCTCACCGTTCAAGAACTCGTCAACACCTTTGCGTTCGCCCTTCAGCCCATCACCATCGTCACCCTGGCGGCGGTCATGGTGGCGGCACTGCTGTTCGTCGGCGCGTTTCGAGCGTTGCAATATTACGCCGTCGAAGTGCTGGAACGCCGTATTTTCGCCCGGGTCGCCATCGCCATGGCGCAACAGCTGCCGCATGTGCGTTATCAGGGATTCAAACCCCGCTTCGCGAATTTTTTCATTGAAACCATCCTGATGCAGCGGGCGGTCTCGGTGCTGCTGGTCGATTTGATCAACGTGATCGTCGGCGGCGCGGTCGGCATGACCATCCTCATGTTCTATCACCCCTATTTCCTGCTCTATAACGCCGTTCTGTTGGCAGGATTCAATGTCGTGTTTTTCCTGATGAGTCACGGCGGTCTGAAGGCCGACATGACCCTGTCCCATGCCAAATACGACACGCTGCACTGGTTTCAGGAAATTGCCTATAACCTGTTGCACTTCAAATCGACGGACAGCCAGGCGCTCCTGATCACCAAAACAGACCAGCTTCTGGATAACTATATGAGCATCCGCCGGACCAGATTCGGCATCTTGCTCCGGCAATATTTGGGGTCTTTGGGATGGCAAGCCGTCGCCCATAGCGGTCTCATCGCGACGGCCGGCTGGTTGCTCAGCATCGGACAATTGACGCTCGGACAATTCGTCGCCGCAGAAGTGGTGGTCAGCGGTATTCTATCCAGCTTCGACGGGGTCGTGAAACGGATGGGGCACATCTATTACTTCCTCACCGCCTTGACCGAACTGAACTTCTTGTTCTCCCTACCGAAAGATCAGGACACGGCCACGCTCGCCATCCCGCTTCCCGATCCGACCGTCCACGGCATCCGCGTCACGTGCAAGGACCTGACCTTTGCACCGGCCGGCGGCCCGGCCGTGTTCGATCACTTCAACCTGGAAGTCACGCCGGGCGAAAAAGTCGGCATCTACGCCGAGACCACCCTCGCAAAAACCGCCTTGGCCCGCGTGTTGGCCGGCTTGGAATCGCCTACCTCCGGCCTCATCCGCTACAACGGCGTCGATCTGCGACACCTTAATCTGGAATCCGTCAACCGCTTCAGGGGCTTCATCTTGGATTCACAGCTTTCGCTGTTCGAGGGAACCCTCGAAGAAAACATCCTGCTCGGCCGAAGCTATATTCCCTACAGTGATGTGCGATGGGCGCTCCGCTTTACCGAACTCGAAGAAGAGGTGGACGCCTTGCCGCAAGGCCTGAAAACCCATGTCCGGACCCCAGGCAAGATCTTCGCACCAAGTCACATTGTCCGCATCCTGGTCGCGCGGGCGATTCTGGGCCGTCCGCAACTCCTCATTTTCGAGGGGATTCTCCATAACATGCATCCCGCGATGCGCGAGACGATTCTCCGCCGCCTCTGCAGCAAAGAAGAACCGTGGTCGGTGATCTTCGTTTCGAACGATCCCAACCTGACCTCCCATGTCGATCGCCGAATCCTGCTGAACTAG